The Ostrinia nubilalis chromosome 17, ilOstNubi1.1, whole genome shotgun sequence genome contains a region encoding:
- the LOC135079638 gene encoding deoxyribonuclease TATDN1: protein MNRMSSLRKYIDIGANLTDEMYQGVYHGSKKHQPDLEKVLARSWANGMDKMIITGGSVTDSKKAIDLSRTDSRLFATVGCHPTRCTEFVADPESYLNDLRRLVTDNKDKVVAIGECGLDYERLHFCEKDVQLKYFEIQLQLSREFNLPLFLHCRAAADDLVEILSRNKDNVVGGVVHSFDGPEEALNKILAMGMYIGINGCSLRTEENLEVALKIPRDRLMIETDCPWCEVKQTHPGFKHVATKFPSVKKEKYSVDSKNQVKGRNEPVNIVHVLEILAALRKENIDELANAIYENTNRLFFSNNK from the exons ATGAACAGAATGTCGTCCTTAAGAAAATACATCG ATATTGGGGCTAACCTCACTGATGAAATGTATCAAGGTGTTTACCATGGATCCAAGAAGCACCAACCAGATTTGGAGAAAGTGCTAGCTCGTAGTTGGGCTAATGGGATGGATAAAATGATTATAACCGGCGGAAGCGTGACAGACAGCAAAAAAGCCATTGATCTCTCCCGAACAGATT CAAGGCTGTTTGCTACAGTGGGTTGTCATCCAACCAGATGTACTGAGTTTGTGGCTGACCCAGAGTCCTACCTCAACGACTTGAGGCGACTTGTAACAGACAACAAAGACAAGGTTGTGGCCATCGGAGAGTGTGGGCTGGACTATGAAAGACTGCACTTTTGTGAAAAAGATGTGCAACTAAA ATACTTTGAAATCCAATTGCAGTTGAGCCGTGAGTTCAACTTACCATTGTTCCTTCATTGCCGTGCCGCTGCTGATGATTTGGTGGAAATCTTGAGTAGGAATAAGGATAATGTTGTGGGTGGTGTGGTGCACTCATTTGACGGACCTGAGGAAGCCCTAAACAAGATTCTTGCAATGGGAATGTACATAGGTATCAATGGATG TTCACTCAGAACAGAAGAAAATCTGGAAGTAGCATTAAAAATTCCAAGAGATAGACTGATGATAGAGACCGACTGCCCTTGGTGTGAAGTGAAACAAACCCACCCTGGTTTCAAGCATGTGGCTACAAAATTTCCATCGGtgaagaaagaaaaatactcAGTGGACtcaaaaaatcaagtgaaaGGAAGAAATGAACCAGTGAACATAGT aCATGTCCTGGAGATCTTGGCTGCTCTCAGGAAGGAGAATATTGATGAATTAGCAAATGCTATTTATGAAAATACTAATAGATTATTCttttctaataataaataa
- the LOC135079846 gene encoding transmembrane protein 214 — translation MSSGQWEVVGKNKKSQNGKVKSKEDVKKTIKNGPKLEDVVPHSEIKSFYAGMVVDDDKKPSKDKKKEGDKKSKKQQDKKAEPPKPKPPKTIDDALELIDPSELASIIASNKLRFSNAPLVWLKEVANFLNSKIQIDVDDPTFGNYNLDYPLSVVPDEIQSSLEKVLQDAGKANAQLFYDVTLTTLANDMSRAQSVNGHRLLLQMLAKAYPEFCVASVAKSASLRNSYQNRPPIGLTLLWAFGQGGLSDFAVGVKAWQELFLPIIELKNYSKYIVAYLGTLLDCHADMDSTKVSQDQLLAMFDMVNAKKNNLSKELSSDLINQLSKYKDIYFNKSGNKLQVTFNQIMKKLPNQYLSGSNLDAYNKVLVESLVDCLVRDDSCNATWRQLFHKCTKQSATLLDYINSNWAEVSPRLKRKSLKTTVVQFREVSGDALKGKKKDETVVRTSKICQDILDRMTSTRSFPWIKAIFVVLLSIIGLVAYDVSRAGDFPKSATGKLFKDLGILEQSQHAWQKTLSTSARGYIWLETNTPVYYAQTIEICKPYIQLSKDLFTVACNKVSVLYANIQEFVAAKTPIVVATIEQYVPGLIDNVQNYTLTGYSAVKKFTIQYYTLSSDYLATKVFIGEWAPEILQNKTQTAINVTRDHMSTYFHWFRKQVHLYSEIP, via the exons atGTCGAGCGGTCAATGGGAAGTTGTTGGGAAGAATAAGAAGTCTCAAAACGGTAAAGTTAAATCGAAGGAAGatgtaaaaaaaactatcaaaaatggGCCGAAACTTGAGGATGTCG TTCCTCACTCGGAGATCAAATCTTTTTACGCTGGAATGGTGGTGGACGATGACAAGAAGCCATCCAAAGACAAAAAGAAGGAAGGCGATAAGAAATCTAAGAAGCAGCAGGACAAGAAAGCGGAGCCTCCTAAACCAAAGCCGCCCAAAACTATTGATGATGCTTTAGAGTTG ATCGACCCTTCCGAACTAGCCTCAATCATAGCAAGTAACAAACTTAGGTTCTCAAACGCACCACTTGTCTGGCTAAAAGAAGTGGCCAATTTCCTCAATTCTAAAATTCAAATAGACGTGGATGACCCCACTTTTGGAAATTACAATCTAGACTATCCGTTATCAGTTGTGCCTGACGAGATCCAAAGCAGCCTAGAAAAGGTGCTGCAAGATGCAGGAAAGGCCAATGCTCAATTATTCTACGATGTTACACTCACAACTTTGGCCAATGATATGAGCAGAG CACAATCCGTGAACGGACACAGACTGCTCCTTCAAATGCTAGCAAAGGCGTACCCAGAATTCTGCGTAGCGTCGGTAGCGAAGAGTGCGAGTCTCCGCAACTCGTACCAGAACCGCCCGCCGATTGGCCTGACTCTGCTGTGGGCCTTTGGCCAAGGAGGCCTAAGCGATTTTGCTGTGGGAGTGAAAG CGTGGCAAGAGCTGTTCCTGCCAATTATAGAACTGAAGAATTACTCTAAGTACATAGTGGCCTACCTTGGCACTTTGCTCGATTGCCACGCAGATATGGACTCCACGAAAGTCAGCCAGGACCAACTTCTGGCCATGTTCGATATGGTGAATGCGAAGAAGAATAATCTGTCCAAAGAATTATCAAGTGACCTTATCAACCAATTAAGTAAATATAAG GATATATATTTCAATAAGAGTGGCAATAAGTTACAAGTAACATTCAATCAGATAATGAAAAAGCTGCCCAACCAGTACCTCAGTGGGTCGAATCTAGACGCCTACAATAAGGTCCTGGTGGAGAGCCTGGTCGACTGTCTGGTCAGAGACGACTCATGCAATGCCACCTGGCGACAGCTGTTCCACAAATGTACCAAGCAGTCGGCTACACTGCTCGATTATATTA ACAGCAACTGGGCAGAAGTAAGCCCACGACTGAAGCGCAAATCGCTGAAGACCACAGTCGTCCAGTTCCGGGAAGTGAGCGGGGACGCTCTGAAGGGCAAGAAGAAGGATGAGACTGTCGTCAGAACCTCCAAGATATGCCAG gaTATTCTAGACAGGATGACGAGTACTAGAAGTTTTCCGTGGATAAAGGCCATTTTCGTTGTGCTTTTGAGTATCATTGGACTGGTGGCATATGATGTTTCGAGAGCTGGTGACTTCCCAA AAAGCGCAACAGGGAAGCTATTTAAAGATCTTGGGATCTTAGAGCAGAGTCAGCATGCATGGCAGAAGACTCTCTCCACTTCCGCCCGAGGGTATATTTGGCTGGAAACCAACACCCCAGTGTATTACGCACAGACGATCGAGATATGCAAACCGTATATTCAGCTCTCCAAAGACCTCTTCACTGTAGCCTGCAACAAAGTCAGTGTGCTCTATGCAAACATACAAGAGTTTGTCGCAGCGAAAACACCAATTGTTGTGGCCACGATAGAGCAGTATGTTCCAGGACTGATCGACAATGTCCAGAATTATACATTAACTGGATACTCTGCTGTTAAGAAGTTTACTATTCAGTACTACACATTGTCCTCCGACTACCTGGCTACTAAAGTGTTCAT AGGAGAATGGGCGCCAGAGATACTACAGAACAAAACGCAAACAGCTATCAACGTCACCAGGGACCACATGTCTACCTACTTCCACTGGTTCAGGAAACAGGTGCACTTGTACTCTGAGATACCCTGA